One genomic region from Spirulina subsalsa PCC 9445 encodes:
- a CDS encoding LuxR C-terminal-related transcriptional regulator, with product MVSTLNPPPTHADYSPTLPPTISLLLVDDNQPFRQGLRTLLDFYNNSGKTQFLVVGEAGTSQQAIHVALEQNPTITILDMELSPGQEDGINTLRDLANHHYTGKVLVLSGHREEQIIFRAMQTGAAGYVLKDRVADQLLPALLTILNQQIYLGPEVATSFFRLFHFYGGRSLPQTPSIHLSEREQEVLNLLVEGVSNDKIAQQLYITVATVKAHLTRIFEKLGVKSRTQAIVKALKLGLVTTEG from the coding sequence ATGGTTTCCACACTCAATCCTCCCCCAACCCATGCCGATTATTCTCCCACTCTACCCCCAACCATTTCCCTCCTCTTAGTAGACGACAATCAGCCCTTTCGCCAAGGACTACGCACCCTTTTAGACTTTTATAATAACTCTGGAAAAACCCAGTTTTTAGTCGTCGGAGAAGCCGGAACCTCCCAACAAGCCATTCATGTCGCCCTTGAACAAAACCCCACCATCACCATCCTCGACATGGAATTATCCCCCGGACAAGAAGACGGCATCAACACCTTACGCGACCTAGCCAATCACCACTACACAGGCAAAGTGCTAGTCTTATCCGGTCATCGAGAAGAACAGATCATCTTTCGTGCCATGCAAACCGGGGCCGCCGGATATGTCCTAAAAGATCGAGTCGCTGATCAACTTTTACCCGCCCTCTTAACCATCCTCAACCAACAAATTTATCTCGGCCCCGAAGTCGCCACCTCCTTTTTCCGACTCTTCCATTTTTACGGAGGGCGCTCCTTACCCCAAACCCCCAGCATTCACCTTTCCGAGCGAGAACAAGAAGTGCTAAACCTACTTGTGGAAGGGGTTTCCAACGATAAAATCGCTCAACAACTTTACATCACCGTCGCCACCGTAAAAGCTCATCTCACCCGCATTTTCGAGAAACTGGGCGTAAAAAGTCGCACCCAAGCCATCGTTAAAGCCCTCAAATTGGGTCTAGTCACCACCGAAGGGTGA
- a CDS encoding sensor histidine kinase, which translates to MDPSDANQGSGRRSPSFAPHCPASPDEFTSIPSSFDLQGVYCLLVQQLARSLPIISSLFVYHDPQTGDRLSVTHPTPPNPELSEFITRQLLTQEFLDLPDSPENPWPKRQIAENIIPIPTTEGVGEEVWGYVYPLNSLEPYLEYLLLLLENPLTPPQITLFQQQGKLISYYLALYQAEARQKAKINLLEQVIQRLEHQLRNPLGLIALSAETLRLGLTEESRLSQQAMVIRDTVQDLTQHLTDLLYCGQQANLQIAPYNIRTILLNSLQGLYLLLEEKKIEVDYPDQPVIIPVDQWQIKQVFDNILSNALHFSPVEEIITCNWQVFQNEVLIEIRDRGCGLSPDEVNRVFQPFYSRRAGGQGLGLAIAQKIILDHQGRLWASNLADGGAQFSFVLPLHHRSTH; encoded by the coding sequence ATGGATCCCTCTGATGCAAATCAAGGTTCCGGGAGGCGATCGCCATCTTTTGCGCCCCATTGTCCAGCTTCTCCAGATGAGTTCACGTCTATCCCATCGAGTTTTGATTTACAAGGGGTTTATTGCCTCTTGGTGCAGCAATTAGCCCGTTCCTTGCCCATTATTAGTAGTCTGTTTGTCTATCATGACCCACAAACAGGCGATCGCCTTTCCGTCACCCATCCCACCCCCCCCAATCCTGAGTTAAGCGAATTCATCACCCGGCAACTCCTCACTCAGGAATTCCTAGACTTGCCCGATAGTCCCGAAAATCCTTGGCCCAAGCGACAAATTGCAGAGAATATTATCCCCATTCCCACCACTGAGGGAGTCGGTGAGGAAGTCTGGGGTTATGTCTATCCCCTCAACTCTTTAGAACCCTATTTAGAATACTTGCTGTTGTTATTAGAAAACCCCTTAACTCCTCCTCAAATTACCCTCTTCCAACAACAGGGCAAACTGATTAGTTATTACTTAGCCCTTTATCAAGCCGAAGCCAGACAAAAAGCAAAAATTAACCTTTTAGAACAAGTCATTCAGCGCCTAGAACATCAACTGCGTAATCCTTTAGGATTAATTGCCCTTTCTGCCGAAACCCTACGCTTAGGACTAACTGAAGAGTCTCGCTTGAGTCAACAAGCGATGGTTATTCGGGATACCGTCCAAGATTTGACCCAACACTTAACCGATTTACTCTATTGTGGACAACAAGCTAATTTACAAATTGCCCCTTATAATATACGCACCATTTTACTCAATAGTTTACAAGGTTTATATCTTCTTTTAGAAGAAAAAAAAATTGAGGTAGACTACCCCGATCAACCTGTAATCATTCCCGTTGACCAGTGGCAAATCAAACAAGTTTTTGATAATATCTTGAGCAATGCCCTTCATTTTAGTCCCGTTGAAGAAATTATCACGTGCAACTGGCAGGTTTTTCAAAATGAGGTCTTAATTGAAATTCGAGATCGCGGTTGTGGTCTTAGTCCAGATGAGGTCAACCGTGTGTTTCAGCCCTTTTATTCTCGTCGTGCTGGAGGACAAGGTTTAGGATTGGCGATCGCACAGAAAATCATTCTCGATCACCAAGGGCGACTGTGGGCAAGCAATTTAGCCGACGGAGGGGCGCAATTTTCCTTTGTTTTACCCCTACACCATCGCTCAACCCACTAA
- a CDS encoding glutaminase, which yields MSFLFLSTEQLQKWLNEGLKLSQNGNLPTYIPQLAAVDPGGGAVCVQGMGGEVYRVGNVTLCFPLMSVIKPFVLLYVLQEVGEEILGRRVGMSPSALPYYSWEQLAVDGGFPRNPMLNSGAIALCDLMPGNTATERTERFRLWLNEGAGCGLRLDEGVLDSVRSHPNLRNLKLVKILTQAGHLQEPELALDTYQQVCCLSGAIADISQLGMMLLQPPPTVTPQDCEQVLEIMLTCGLYEDSPHFAQRVGIPLKSGVSGLVLGVIPQTGVMACYSPPLNEQGHSIAGLWWVETLVKNIRNL from the coding sequence TTGTCTTTTCTATTTCTCTCGACTGAACAACTACAAAAATGGCTCAATGAAGGCTTAAAACTAAGTCAGAATGGAAATTTACCGACTTATATTCCTCAGTTGGCGGCGGTAGATCCTGGTGGGGGGGCTGTCTGTGTTCAAGGAATGGGGGGGGAAGTTTATCGGGTTGGTAATGTAACGTTATGTTTCCCGTTGATGAGTGTCATTAAACCTTTTGTGTTGTTGTATGTTTTGCAGGAGGTGGGGGAAGAAATTCTAGGGCGACGGGTGGGGATGAGTCCATCGGCTCTACCTTACTATTCATGGGAACAGTTGGCGGTGGATGGGGGGTTTCCGCGTAATCCGATGTTGAATAGTGGGGCGATCGCCTTATGTGATTTGATGCCCGGAAATACTGCCACAGAACGAACCGAGCGTTTTCGCTTGTGGTTAAATGAGGGGGCCGGTTGTGGGTTAAGGTTAGATGAGGGGGTGTTAGATTCGGTGCGATCGCATCCCAATCTCCGCAATTTAAAGTTAGTCAAAATCCTAACCCAAGCGGGGCATCTCCAAGAGCCAGAATTAGCTCTTGACACTTATCAACAAGTATGTTGTCTTTCTGGTGCGATCGCAGATATCAGTCAATTGGGGATGATGTTACTTCAACCCCCCCCCACTGTAACCCCTCAAGATTGTGAGCAGGTGTTAGAGATTATGCTCACCTGTGGACTTTATGAAGACTCCCCCCATTTTGCTCAACGAGTGGGCATTCCCCTGAAATCTGGGGTGAGTGGCCTTGTTTTAGGGGTGATTCCCCAAACAGGAGTTATGGCTTGTTATAGCCCCCCCTTGAATGAACAGGGGCATTCTATTGCTGGGCTGTGGTGGGTGGAAACATTGGTCAAAAACATCCGGAATCTTTAA
- a CDS encoding alpha/beta fold hydrolase, with the protein MSAIPFLKCRILAYSFLSLTTVLLTRLPLKAQSNASGLNPSWQRIDCPFVVPQGEAVDCGWLTVPENRQVPSSAEIQVFFARVYSYSSRPAPDPVVILGGGPGQGMSDGMSAVWQGMLSLRRDRDLIIIDPRGTGQSHPPLTCEEFKQDYPPEVEGGNAAEYQWLVQQTVACRDRLLQQNIDLQGYTTTQTALDLRDLRQALNIPQWNLIGTSYGTKLALETLRQDPTGIRTIVFNSMMTLGDAWSVDTLSYTLQAFEQLLRDCERQPTCQTAYPNLRQAFRELQKRLNETPLTLSWYDTTTGQLHQESFTFQDIVDTFIFHLSFIDTLENLPYYIHRLHQLINGKRNLRDDEIMSIFSFPDFGINDGVYFSVMCHEVYPLSAFDQTQAFSRQHSQWFRPEGFYIREKRQCQAWNVPPVSPQFTDPITSDIPVLFLSGNYDVLTPPLWTEEIRQNFPNASVIQIPFMGHDVLNSSLCVQSFVADYIKDPRHRLETHCIVQHAPRFVTE; encoded by the coding sequence GTGTCTGCTATTCCTTTCCTGAAGTGCCGGATTCTAGCCTATAGTTTCCTGAGTCTCACAACAGTCCTTTTAACCCGTTTACCCCTCAAGGCACAATCTAACGCTTCTGGGCTTAATCCTAGTTGGCAACGGATAGATTGTCCGTTTGTTGTCCCTCAAGGGGAAGCCGTTGATTGTGGGTGGTTAACGGTGCCGGAAAATCGACAAGTCCCTTCTAGTGCAGAGATTCAGGTTTTTTTTGCCCGGGTCTATAGCTATTCTAGCCGTCCGGCTCCGGATCCGGTGGTGATTTTAGGGGGAGGGCCCGGTCAGGGGATGAGTGATGGGATGAGTGCGGTCTGGCAGGGAATGCTAAGTTTAAGACGCGATCGCGATTTAATTATTATCGACCCGCGAGGTACAGGACAATCCCACCCTCCGTTAACGTGTGAGGAATTTAAACAGGATTATCCCCCAGAAGTGGAAGGGGGGAATGCCGCAGAATATCAATGGTTGGTGCAGCAAACCGTTGCTTGTCGCGATCGCCTTTTGCAGCAAAACATCGACTTGCAAGGATACACCACCACCCAAACCGCCTTAGATTTGCGGGATTTACGCCAAGCTCTAAATATTCCCCAATGGAATCTAATCGGAACCTCCTACGGAACCAAATTAGCCTTAGAAACCCTGCGTCAAGACCCCACAGGCATTAGAACCATTGTTTTTAACTCCATGATGACCCTTGGGGATGCTTGGAGTGTAGACACCCTGAGCTATACCCTACAGGCTTTTGAACAACTGCTGCGAGATTGTGAACGCCAACCCACTTGTCAAACGGCCTACCCCAATTTACGCCAAGCCTTCAGGGAATTACAAAAACGTTTGAACGAAACCCCCTTAACTCTCTCTTGGTATGACACCACCACCGGACAACTCCATCAAGAAAGCTTTACGTTTCAGGACATTGTTGATACCTTCATCTTTCACCTCAGCTTTATTGATACCTTAGAAAATCTTCCCTACTATATTCATCGCTTACATCAATTAATTAACGGCAAACGCAACCTGCGGGATGATGAAATTATGAGCATTTTTTCCTTCCCAGATTTTGGCATTAACGACGGGGTTTATTTCTCCGTCATGTGTCATGAAGTATATCCTTTATCAGCCTTTGATCAAACCCAAGCGTTCAGTCGTCAACATTCCCAATGGTTTAGACCGGAAGGGTTTTATATTCGCGAAAAACGTCAATGTCAAGCTTGGAATGTTCCTCCGGTTTCTCCTCAATTTACAGACCCGATCACTTCAGACATTCCCGTTCTCTTTCTTTCGGGCAATTATGATGTTTTAACCCCTCCGTTATGGACAGAAGAAATACGGCAAAATTTTCCTAATGCCAGCGTTATTCAAATTCCCTTTATGGGTCATGATGTCTTAAATAGTTCCCTTTGTGTCCAGTCTTTTGTTGCCGACTATATCAAAGATCCTCGCCACCGTTTAGAAACCCACTGTATTGTTCAACACGCTCCCCGTTTTGTCACGGAATAA
- a CDS encoding MoaD/ThiS family protein: MIRVKIKLFAAYQEAYNNQSEIEQDFPENTPVYGILTQMLAEHPELEQWRNVTRFGINYKFVDPETVLQDGDEVVLIPPVSGG, from the coding sequence ATGATTCGGGTTAAAATTAAACTATTTGCTGCCTATCAAGAAGCCTATAATAATCAATCAGAAATTGAGCAAGATTTCCCAGAAAATACCCCTGTTTATGGGATTTTAACTCAGATGTTGGCAGAACATCCTGAGTTAGAACAATGGCGCAATGTTACCCGTTTTGGCATTAACTACAAATTTGTTGACCCGGAAACGGTGTTACAAGATGGGGATGAGGTGGTTTTAATTCCTCCCGTGAGTGGGGGTTGA
- a CDS encoding phosphate ABC transporter substrate-binding protein yields MSTKNETLPLILSFVITAGIVGGGYWWFTRSSDTPFAGDSNPTQSPSLAPAFAAPTTVPSGTILRLDGATSLAQVNVALKQGFEEKFAGTSVTVQAKGSERGLASLLAGSIDIAAMSRPLTPQEQAQNLVAVPVAEDAIAIIIGVNNPLRTGLSSQQVQQIFTGQLTNWSQVGGQNSEIRVINRPEHSGTHQAFKEMVLQGQSFGKTPNITTLINDETTGLIRQLGDNGIGYATYAQVATQQTAQVLPIDGTTPQSATYPYKRTLFYVYKNPPSEAVKAFLGYSTSEEGKRLAGN; encoded by the coding sequence ATGAGTACCAAAAATGAAACCCTCCCCCTGATTCTCTCTTTCGTCATTACCGCAGGTATTGTGGGGGGCGGGTACTGGTGGTTTACCCGTTCCTCAGATACTCCCTTCGCGGGGGATTCTAACCCCACTCAATCCCCCAGTCTAGCCCCGGCCTTTGCTGCACCTACCACCGTCCCCAGTGGCACCATTTTACGCCTTGATGGGGCTACCAGTTTAGCTCAAGTGAATGTCGCCCTGAAACAGGGTTTTGAGGAAAAATTTGCGGGAACGTCTGTCACTGTTCAGGCCAAGGGCAGCGAACGGGGGCTAGCGTCTCTTCTCGCGGGGAGTATCGACATCGCCGCCATGTCCCGCCCTTTAACCCCCCAAGAACAAGCCCAGAACTTGGTGGCGGTTCCGGTGGCTGAAGATGCGATCGCCATTATTATTGGAGTGAATAACCCTCTGCGCACTGGATTAAGCTCCCAACAAGTGCAGCAAATTTTCACCGGACAACTCACCAATTGGTCCCAAGTGGGGGGACAAAACAGCGAAATTCGAGTCATTAACCGTCCCGAGCATAGCGGCACCCATCAGGCCTTTAAAGAGATGGTTTTGCAGGGTCAATCTTTCGGTAAAACCCCCAATATTACCACCCTGATTAATGACGAAACCACCGGATTAATTCGTCAACTCGGTGACAATGGCATTGGTTATGCCACCTATGCTCAAGTTGCCACCCAACAAACCGCCCAAGTTTTACCCATTGACGGCACTACTCCCCAATCAGCCACTTATCCCTATAAACGGACGCTGTTTTATGTCTATAAAAACCCTCCCAGTGAAGCGGTCAAAGCCTTTTTAGGCTACAGCACTTCTGAGGAAGGCAAACGTTTAGCCGGAAATTAA
- a CDS encoding ABC transporter substrate-binding protein has protein sequence MTQKNETKILLISLVVTGALLAGGGWWVYQAGFLGGNTSLTGGRGSDGTLSAGGKLLTRDAPEKRAAVEAIAQNDFSTAVSRLEAYLQNNPNDPEALIYLNNARIGNQNVPTIGVAVPITGNLDAAQEILRGVAQAQKEINDQGGINGTPLKVVIGDDQNTPQGASNLAQAFTRERLLGVVGHFSSENSEAAAGIYQESGLVMISPTSTSVTLAQKGEYIFRTVPSDAFTAKAMVRYQLSELNQQQAAVFFNSQSDYSQSLKNEFTKELFSSGGNVVGEYDVSSNFNARNALQDARSKGAQVLVLATNFNTLDQAVQLIQENGRNLPVLAGDSLYAPRLLQLGGNNALGMVLAVPWHIDADPNAGFVTRSRQLWRADVNWRTAMAYDATVALIGALRQNPTPQGVQQTLGNANFQASGAAADIRFLPSGDRNQAVQLVKVEAGSRSGFGYDFVPLP, from the coding sequence ATGACTCAAAAAAACGAAACTAAAATCTTATTAATCTCCCTCGTTGTGACCGGAGCGCTGTTAGCAGGGGGTGGATGGTGGGTCTATCAAGCGGGGTTTTTGGGAGGAAATACAAGCCTCACGGGAGGTCGGGGGTCTGATGGGACTCTCAGTGCTGGGGGGAAACTCTTGACCCGTGATGCACCGGAGAAACGGGCGGCGGTGGAGGCGATCGCTCAAAATGATTTTTCAACGGCTGTGAGTCGCTTGGAAGCCTATCTCCAAAACAATCCTAACGACCCGGAAGCCCTGATTTATTTGAATAATGCCCGCATCGGCAACCAAAATGTTCCCACCATTGGGGTGGCGGTTCCCATCACCGGAAACCTCGATGCCGCCCAGGAAATTCTCCGGGGAGTCGCTCAAGCCCAAAAGGAAATCAACGACCAAGGCGGCATTAATGGCACCCCCTTAAAGGTGGTCATTGGTGATGATCAAAATACCCCCCAAGGAGCAAGTAACCTCGCCCAAGCTTTTACTCGTGAACGCCTTTTAGGGGTGGTGGGTCACTTCAGCAGCGAAAATAGCGAGGCGGCGGCGGGGATTTATCAGGAGTCGGGTCTGGTGATGATCTCTCCCACTAGCACATCGGTTACTCTTGCCCAAAAGGGTGAGTATATTTTTCGCACAGTTCCCAGTGATGCTTTTACCGCTAAGGCAATGGTGCGTTATCAACTCAGTGAGTTAAACCAACAACAGGCGGCGGTGTTTTTTAATAGTCAAAGTGATTACAGTCAGTCCCTCAAAAATGAGTTCACGAAAGAATTATTTTCCAGTGGGGGAAATGTAGTCGGGGAATATGATGTATCAAGTAATTTTAATGCTCGTAATGCCCTGCAAGATGCCCGCAGTAAAGGGGCGCAGGTGTTGGTTTTAGCCACGAACTTTAATACGTTGGATCAAGCGGTGCAACTGATCCAAGAAAATGGCCGCAATCTGCCTGTATTGGCGGGAGATAGCCTCTATGCGCCCCGTTTGTTGCAGTTAGGGGGAAATAATGCTCTGGGGATGGTGTTGGCTGTGCCGTGGCATATTGACGCAGATCCGAACGCGGGGTTTGTGACTCGTTCCCGTCAACTGTGGCGGGCGGATGTGAACTGGCGCACGGCGATGGCCTACGATGCGACGGTTGCCTTGATTGGAGCCTTGCGACAAAATCCCACCCCCCAAGGGGTACAACAAACGCTGGGCAATGCCAATTTCCAAGCCTCTGGGGCGGCGGCGGATATTCGGTTTTTACCGTCGGGCGATCGCAATCAAGCCGTACAATTGGTTAAAGTAGAGGCAGGTTCTCGGTCTGGATTTGGTTATGATTTTGTTCCCCTACCATGA
- a CDS encoding ABC transporter substrate-binding protein, producing MSKQNETKTLLIAFLLTSAVLVGGVWWVRESGVLSGFFASPNGIGTLPLGSSGSMVALSGGEQLLLGGSVELQSAVELIANRQYSQAVQVLEAFLQQNPNEPEALIYLNNARIAQGRSYPIAVAVPITGSENSAKEILRGVAQAQQEINQRGGINGVPLKVIIADDQNNPEMAQRVADALVRRPEILGVVGHFSSDVSQAAAAIYQQEGLVMISPSSTSVTLSQAGNYIFRTAPSDAFTAKALAQYQLTTLNLNQAAIFYNGQSDYSLSLKGQFTTELFTSGGSVLQEFDVSRPDFNPSQAVRGAKEQGAEVLVLLTNTPTLDQALRVVQLNRQELPLLGGDSLYNPRLLQVGAQDAQGMVVAVPWHILAHPDAPFTRTSAQLWRAEVNWRTAMAYDATVALMAALGETPTRSGVQEALGRSGFTTEGASEVIRFLPSGDRNQAVQLVEVVPGTRSGFGQDFNPIP from the coding sequence ATGTCTAAACAAAATGAAACCAAAACCCTTTTAATTGCCTTCCTGCTCACCAGTGCCGTATTAGTGGGGGGGGTTTGGTGGGTGCGAGAGTCGGGGGTTTTGAGCGGTTTCTTTGCTTCTCCCAACGGCATCGGAACGTTACCCCTTGGGTCTTCTGGTTCTATGGTTGCGTTGAGTGGGGGGGAGCAATTATTACTCGGCGGGAGTGTAGAGCTTCAGTCGGCCGTGGAACTGATCGCTAATCGTCAATATAGCCAAGCGGTTCAAGTTCTAGAAGCCTTTCTACAACAAAATCCCAATGAGCCGGAAGCCTTGATTTATCTCAATAATGCCCGCATTGCTCAAGGTCGTTCCTATCCTATCGCCGTTGCTGTGCCGATTACAGGCAGTGAGAATTCCGCGAAGGAAATTTTACGGGGGGTGGCTCAAGCGCAACAGGAAATTAACCAACGGGGGGGTATTAATGGGGTACCGCTCAAGGTAATTATTGCCGATGATCAAAATAACCCGGAGATGGCGCAACGGGTGGCTGATGCGTTGGTGAGAAGGCCGGAAATTTTAGGAGTAGTGGGTCATTTTAGTAGTGATGTGAGCCAAGCGGCGGCGGCGATTTATCAACAGGAGGGTTTAGTGATGATTTCCCCCTCTAGCACCTCTGTTACGTTATCTCAAGCGGGGAATTATATCTTCCGCACGGCCCCGAGTGATGCGTTTACGGCTAAGGCCTTGGCTCAGTACCAACTGACGACCTTAAATCTCAATCAGGCGGCGATTTTTTATAACGGCCAGAGTGATTATAGTTTGTCGTTGAAGGGGCAGTTTACAACGGAATTGTTCACCAGTGGGGGCAGTGTTCTACAGGAGTTTGATGTGTCTCGCCCTGATTTTAACCCCAGTCAGGCGGTGAGAGGGGCGAAAGAACAGGGCGCCGAGGTGCTGGTTTTACTGACTAATACCCCAACGCTCGACCAAGCGTTACGGGTGGTTCAACTTAATCGTCAAGAGTTGCCTTTGTTGGGGGGGGATAGTCTCTATAATCCCCGACTGCTACAAGTGGGGGCGCAGGATGCTCAGGGGATGGTGGTGGCGGTGCCGTGGCATATTTTAGCCCATCCCGATGCTCCTTTTACTCGGACTTCGGCGCAACTCTGGCGGGCGGAGGTGAACTGGCGGACGGCGATGGCCTATGATGCGACTGTTGCCTTGATGGCGGCATTAGGGGAAACGCCTACTCGCTCGGGGGTACAAGAAGCTTTAGGCCGTTCGGGGTTCACGACAGAGGGGGCTTCGGAGGTGATTCGGTTTTTGCCGTCGGGCGATCGCAATCAAGCCGTTCAATTGGTGGAAGTCGTCCCCGGAACTCGTTCTGGCTTTGGTCAAGATTTCAACCCCATTCCCTAG
- a CDS encoding serine/threonine-protein kinase: MEILCTRPGCPKPNNVFPDLDDQNTLKTTQQKFCMTCGMPLILGGRYLPFRLLGRGGFGAAFLARDRYTTSLRLCVVKLFQPAGDPSPKQLEIALGLFQREAEVLEELGVHPQIPDSYAFFPLMVPSIGQNKEEQFFYLVQEYIDGEDLEREQAQKSIYSEAEVIEILQAILHILKFVHEHHSIHRDIKPSNIMRSKAGKFYLLDFGAVKQVTASAATPQGRSTGIYSMGFAPPEQMQGAQVYPSTDLYALACTALTLLTGKPPEDLYDSYSNDWNWRPHAPQVSDRLADVLDRMLLASPKSRFQSAQEVLNALQEPVAAPPPPKPVPPPPNVVQPPTTRSPAPSPAPPPPPTPSPAKSSFSLLEILGSAAFTGFSGVLLYITLLTFFGNPAISMGLWGATLGGLIYAQIRRLIEKWDLAILGGLSFLITWGMVAWQGFGFPEIFAVMPVPIALLMLGILMAAVIVLITTIFRLIYQLLSNVL, from the coding sequence ATGGAAATCCTCTGTACTCGTCCCGGCTGCCCGAAACCTAACAATGTTTTCCCAGACCTTGATGATCAGAACACATTAAAAACCACCCAGCAAAAGTTTTGTATGACCTGTGGGATGCCCTTGATTTTAGGGGGGCGCTATCTTCCTTTCCGTCTGTTGGGGCGCGGGGGATTTGGGGCGGCCTTTCTCGCCCGCGATCGCTACACTACCAGTTTACGGTTATGTGTAGTCAAGTTATTCCAACCCGCCGGAGATCCTAGTCCCAAACAATTAGAAATTGCCCTCGGTTTATTTCAGCGGGAGGCCGAAGTGTTGGAAGAATTGGGCGTTCATCCCCAAATTCCCGACTCCTACGCCTTTTTCCCCTTAATGGTGCCGAGTATAGGACAAAACAAGGAAGAACAGTTTTTCTATTTGGTGCAAGAATACATCGACGGGGAAGACCTAGAACGAGAACAAGCCCAGAAAAGCATCTATTCAGAAGCGGAAGTCATCGAGATCCTGCAAGCCATTCTGCACATTCTCAAGTTTGTCCATGAACACCATTCCATCCATCGGGATATTAAACCCTCCAATATCATGCGCAGTAAAGCGGGTAAGTTCTATTTACTGGATTTTGGAGCGGTGAAACAGGTGACGGCCAGCGCAGCAACACCCCAAGGCCGCTCAACAGGCATTTATTCTATGGGCTTTGCCCCCCCAGAACAGATGCAGGGGGCGCAAGTTTATCCCTCAACGGATTTATATGCCCTGGCCTGTACGGCGTTAACCTTATTAACAGGCAAACCCCCCGAAGACTTGTATGATTCCTATAGTAATGATTGGAATTGGCGACCCCATGCCCCCCAAGTGAGCGATCGCCTCGCCGACGTTCTCGACCGGATGTTACTCGCTAGCCCTAAGTCCCGCTTTCAATCCGCCCAAGAAGTCCTAAACGCCCTACAAGAGCCTGTAGCCGCCCCTCCCCCGCCCAAACCTGTCCCACCTCCCCCCAACGTTGTACAGCCGCCTACCACCCGTTCTCCGGCCCCTTCCCCTGCCCCCCCACCCCCTCCCACCCCCTCCCCTGCCAAGTCCTCCTTTTCCCTTCTGGAAATTCTCGGCAGTGCTGCCTTTACCGGATTTAGTGGGGTCTTGCTTTATATCACCCTGCTAACGTTTTTCGGCAATCCGGCCATTAGTATGGGGCTATGGGGAGCCACCTTGGGGGGGCTGATTTATGCCCAAATTCGTCGCTTGATTGAAAAATGGGATCTGGCCATTTTAGGGGGGCTGAGTTTCTTAATCACTTGGGGGATGGTTGCTTGGCAGGGTTTTGGCTTCCCGGAAATTTTTGCCGTGATGCCTGTACCGATTGCCCTGTTGATGCTTGGGATTTTAATGGCGGCGGTTATTGTGTTAATCACCACCATTTTTAGGCTGATTTATCAGTTATTATCCAATGTGTTGTAA